One Setaria viridis chromosome 7, Setaria_viridis_v4.0, whole genome shotgun sequence genomic region harbors:
- the LOC117864903 gene encoding uncharacterized protein, which produces MQIVCEIFADEVLKGNRSSTHLSKTGYKNVIARFKERTGIEYTRKQFKNKWDKSKQDYGIWKQLKNKETGIGWDETGKNIVMSEAWWKKTAKDIKGSTRFKLKGLQNEEQLSIMFEDLRNTGDEHWSASSGIAPSSANLSRESSPIPIDDEDEADKVDSDSEPEEVTPRSVHGSKRGRGASNIKGKKPKTSTGHWFQEQMGKIVEMNERTTASCESIARREDTSGCSIQDVMALVKNCGALPSTNEHFVASLVFTKRAEREMFMTLDTPEERFDWLKRKYEWMTRNDVPK; this is translated from the exons ATGCA GATAGTTTGTGagatttttgctgatgaagttTTAAAAGGAAATAGATCAAGTACTCATTTGAGTAAGACTGGGTACAAGAATGTGATAGCAAGGTTTAAAGAGAGGACTGGGATTGAGTACACTAGAAAGCAATTCAAGAATAAATGGGATAAGTCGAAGCAAGATTATGGTATTTGGAAGCAGTTGAAAAATAAGGAGACTGGGATTGGATGGGATGAAACTGGGAAGAATATTGTAATGTCAGAGGCATGGTGGAAGAAAACAGCAAAA GATATAAAGGGCTCTACCAGATTCAAGCTGAAAGGACTACAAAATGAAGAACAACTAAGCATTATGTTTGAAGACCTCAGAAATACTGGTGATGAACATTGGTCCGCTTCTAGTGGTATAGCACCTTCTTCAGCAAACTTGTCTCGTGAAAGCTCTCCAATTCctattgatgatgaagatgaagcagaCAAAGTGGATTCGGACAGTGAGCCGGAGGAGGTGACACCTAGGAGTGTGCACGGTTCAAAGAGAGGTCGAGGGGCTAGTAACATCAAGGGAAAGAAACCCAAGACAAGTACAGGGCATTGGTTTCAGGAACAAATGGGCAAGATTGTGGAGATGAATGAGAGGACAACTGCATCTTGTGAATCTATTGCAAGGAGGGAGGATACATCTGGTTGTTCCATCCAGGATGTCATGGCTTTGGTCAAGAATTGTGGGGCTCTTCCCTCGACGAATGAACATTTTGTTGCATCTCTAGTTTTTACCAAGAGGGCTGAACGAGAGATGTTTATGACTTTGGATACACCTGAGGAGAGGTTTGATTGGCTGAAGAGGAAGTATGAATGGATGACTAGAAATGATGTGCCTAAGTAG